The Punica granatum isolate Tunisia-2019 chromosome 4, ASM765513v2, whole genome shotgun sequence sequence ATCCGCATCGAGTATCGTGCTCGTGCTCGTGCTCGTGATCTAACTCGTGCTGGTTCATCATCCAATTATGTAGTAGTGCCACTATCGGAATCTTCACTGAAAGCGATCTGGACATGAGCATCTGCTACATTCTGTCGGATCAGCTAACAAACTGAAATTCAGGAACAAATCCGAGCCGTGCAGATGCGTACTGATCGTTGATTATGGTTGGATTTAAAGGCTTAAAGCTCGTGCTACAGAGAACACGTACAGCCAAAGCCAATGGCTTCATCGTAACTGCAAATGACGGAGCCTTGTCATTGCAGAGATCAAACATGACTGATTTTGATCGTGAATCATACCGCAATCAGCTGATTTATGTCAACTGTAAACGATTTAAATCGTCGTTCTGAGTATTGTTTGTACGGTGTGATCGGTGTAGTACGAAATAAAGAATGCCGCATTTCTTTCTATTTATTCATACAATAAATGACAAAGCATGGGAACTAGAATCCTCAGTGCATTCGGAGAATTTATTAGTTCAAAAAACAGAGCCTCAAAATTTTTAAGCGAAAATTGGAAGGCTGGTCTGTGAAGGGATAAGGTTCAACAAATTGCCTGTCAGTTGCCTTCTTCGAGGTGAACctatataatacataaatatacGCTCTTAATGAATTCAGCAGCATCATCGCATGTAATGCCCGGTAAGACAGTAGGAAAGGAGAGCGGCGAACATAAGACTTTTAGATCCGAACGTTCCGTGCTCAATGTGTTTCATCAAGCGGTACGAAAAGAATTGCTGTTATTGGTAGGCAATGTATGTCTGCTATTTACAACAAATCAGTCGTGAACAAGCACTGCTTTTTGTTCAACAGCAgcttcaaccgcaaaagaaTGACTTGCAGAATGGGCTGTGCTGTTTACTTTCACTGAGGAAAACTCTATCATTCAACACATAAAAACTCTACCAAGCCATCCCCGAaaaggattgaaaaaaaaaacgaaatttCTGTGGAGAACTCGAGAAAGAACGATGAGTTCATATTGATAAACACTAATGATGAAGACGCAGCAGCTAGTTCATTTGTGCTCACAATCAGTTTCCAGTCACATATGTACAAAAGTTTAATTCCACCTTTTCGCGGGCACCTATAATTCTCATTGAATGCTTCACTTCCCAGCAACTACTGGTGTTCATTTCCAGCAATTCATCAGAAGCTCAAAGATCTGCATTTTCACAACTGGGCGAAGATTTCACTGGTGGCGGCGAGGATGCTTGGCTCAGGCTTCTTCTCTGGTAAAAACACGGGTCCCACTTTTCGAAAGCAGGAGGTCTTTCATATCCCGGTAGCTCCTGAGCTCTTCAAGGGCATCTGTCGTCTTACGTGGCATGAAAAACCCAGAGGCCGTGGCTACTCCTCCCTCCTGTTCGGTTTTAAAGGAGTGAGTGGAGTAGCAGCTTGGATCTTGTCTCAGAGGCGGAGCTGTTCTCAGCGTGCGGACCAGGACGCCCACTGCAGCGTCCTGAGATTTGGTACCCATTGGGGACGACGATGTGAACTCTGAAGCCCTTTTACCCTCAAGATTATGGCTACAGAATGCGAAAGAATAAAAGATGAAGTGGCATCCGGTTAATGAACAAGATCCACAATAATTGTGTAAGAACTAGAAAAAAGATGAATCTCCACAAACATCAAGATACATGAATTATATACtcaatttgagttttttgCCATCTTGACTGAGAAACTAGAAACTAGAATATCCTTCCACAGTAAATGAGTTACCGTCAGTCTCTAAACATCCGACCATTATAATGCCTAGATAATATTTGAACTCCTCCCTTTTCTCTTTCAGTCAAGCAACTGATGATAAAGATGAACTTCAAAAGAGAATTTTAAATCTAGTATTATATGATACATGAGGACATCGTATTTAAGTCATAATCACTCCGAACCATTTCCAATATGAAACTCAACCGCAAAAAGGGCAAACAGAAAGAACACGAGGTTCTCGGTATcactatttctttttatattcattgcaatcttttgaaaaatatagatAATAGGCAACATAACTATTCAAGTCTAAGTACGAGAAATTATTTTACAGGGGGAAGACAAAGTTCAGGAACAGGGTGCATTAAGAATGGGCAATGATGGGAAATAATACCTTACAGGGGAGTCAGATGTCTCGACATCATCCACATCAAACGGGCAAGAGAAGTCTCCATCATCCAAATCATCCTGAAAAGATAACCTACTCGAGCTTCTAGAAAATCCAATTCGTGGCGAGCCACTAGAAGACAGCAATCCCGAAAAGCGCCCAGAGTCGTCCCGATAATCTCTCATGATCTACCAATGAATCAAACCCCATTTTCAGGttcaacaaaagaaaactcaAGAAGATAGCCGAATGGCAATTGAAAGAAGATGCACCAAAAGAACATCCATTACCTTATGACCAGCATGAGGGCTGTTTGTCCCAAGATGTGACTCCCCGGTTCTTGAGATTTCTGGTTTCCTGTATAGTCTGATACCTGATGGGGATTCATGGGATGAAGTGtcgagcctcgagcttcttGGTGATGGAGGGGGCAGAGAATGCCTATATGGGTCGGATAAATTAGGAGTAGCATACCGGGTCGTCCCACTTGCCATTGGATGTGGGATTGTAACAGGGGCAGTTCCCGACCTAAGGCGACCCTGCTGGGCAGGATTACTACCCAGGAAATGGGCCGGCGGAGAAGGGGAAGAAGCTGGCGAGAAAGGAGGAGAAAGCTGGTACTCATCGAAACTAGCAGTTCTTTTTGACAGTCTATAGCTTTGGGCTCGATGAGCAAAATGATCAGTAGGCGGCGATGGGGACCCATATGAGCCATATGTGGGCGGGGAGCCATGAGCAATGTGAGCGCCCCGATGGATCCCACTAGTCCAGCTGTGGCGCTGAAATGGAGATGACGCTGGCGGTCTTGTGCCCGTCAAGGGAAAGGAAATAGCTTCGGTGCCTCCGTCAGAAGACGGGAAGGACCTAAGAGGATCTGTTGCAGGGCTTCCGACATAATCAGTTATGATCCTTGGAATTAAAGATGTTGCTGGCTCAAGGTTGAAATCGGACAGTGTCTTACGATATGAAACCGACAGACAAATGCGTCCAGGAGAAGCCTCTATAGGAGAAAATGTATAATCATTCATCATCTCCTCTTCTGCCCGAGAAAATGGATCGCTGAACGAGGAAACTTTGTAAATGATATCGAAGTCATAAGACTGAGTCGATGAACTTAGCTGTCGGAAGATACGATATGCAGGGAGAAGTCTCATCTGTGCGTAAAGAGCCCGTAAGAGTAAAATCAACTTCTTGTATGTCTTCTTCTGGGCGAGCGAATCATTAGCCTGAGGAGTACCCCGCGGGGACTCATAATGGACAGTCCACCTCTCTATTACGGTCTCAATAGATGGCGCTCGTGATGCCGAGTTGCCATAAATATTGTCCACAGATGATGAATTGGACCCCTCGTGGACGAGGATTATGTCGATGATCATCGGGTCGCTCAGGTTTCGGTGCCAGAAATTTAAATTGTCCAGGGCTGCAGGGCGGTCTCCTAGAACTAGATTGAACCATCTGTCGCTCTTTCTGATCCGAGACGCCGGCGCGTATTCGTTACTGCGATCAGCCGGGTGAAGAGAAGGAATCCTCGAATCAAGAATGATGTGCAAGCTCTTTAAAAGAAACTGGGAGACTATCTGCTCCATCTCCAAGCTGTTTCAGCACGATTCCACACAAATCATATTACATCTCCGTCGACCCGACCGATCTGAACCCGACTAGAGCTGGTGCGGAAAACTTCACACCCAGTAATGTGCCTCCTTGAATATCCAAAGCAAGCATCTTCAAATGAATTTTCCCGTTCAGATTCGGAGACTTCGACCAACGAGCTCCGGAAATTCAGATTCAGCACGCAAGTAACTCATGATTGAGACGAAAGCCACAAATCTTTCATACAAGAGCTAACCGGATCGAGCTCAATCAAGCCCCGATGCAATGGACCAATAAAACAGCAGATCCTGAAGGAAAGATTCGATCTTTAGGACTTACCCAGTAAGAGACGAAATGGGTTTTTGGAGCAGCAACGGCAGAATCAAGAATCACACCCAAGTAGATAGCGTGTACATTAAAGATACGTGATTGAAATCCAAGACGGGTTTTCCTGGGTTCAACTGTGGGGGTTGATTGAGTTACGGAATTTAGGTGAGAGAGAGGGCTATGGAGTGGAGGGGTTTTCTTCCAGTTCGGGCATCAAATGACAAGACGACACAGCAATTGTTTATCCACTCTCCCATTGGAGAGCAGCACgcttgcttcttcttcttctccttctccttctccttctccttcttccctctctctctctctctgaccTGATCTGATGATTGCTAAGGCAGGATATTTGATTACTTTATTCAATTCCATTTTTAAATTGCTCCAATCAATTATGAGCTTCCTTTTGTTCGGgataataaagaaagaaaggctGGCTGGCTGGCTGGCTGGCTGCTTCCTTAGGAAACTGTTTTCACTTTTCTATCTTATGTCGGAAAAAGCCAAAAAACAGAATCATGGCAGTATGCTTTTGGTGGCCAACTCCGAACCGGAACCAATTCGGAGACTTTGCGGTCCTATAAATATAAATGCACGAAGATACGGACTGGCATTCCATGCAAACCGTGTCTAGAGCAGCTTTCGCGATCGAGTGATCTGTAATAGTTGTGGAGGTTCGTGGGCAGTCGGTACAATTTAGGAGGAAGTCAGCCTCAGGTGCTCTGATAGGCACCAGGTCAGAACCAAGAAGGTCGTAAATTCGGCTCGACCGGTCTCGAGGCTATTGCCGGTATTGCTATGGGCCTCGTTTCCAAGGTTTGCAGTGGTTTTCCCAAGGCCCAAGCGATGGCCCAGAAACCTGGTTGATCCAAGCTCAAGCCCATAGTATTGGCCTTGAGAAGTGTCAAGGCAAGGGATCTTTCTTTCTGCAGACAACCCGATTATATCCAAAGCTTTGACATATCACATTTGATCTACCAGACATATTGTCCTCAACACAGAAAAAGCAGGAGCATGGACATTGGATTGCATCAGATGTGACCTAAGAACACAGTAGTCATGTCGTTTCATTGGACTCATTATCAATCCTGCCTAAAGCAATAGCACTGATCAAGATATGGAAATAGTAATGACTGCAAAACACTTCCGTCTCGAGCAAATCttatttcatcataaattagAAGGTACAAACTACAGCTAAGAGACCCCAGTGGGTACAGGAAGATGTTCGTGCAGATTCCATTAATCCTAAAGAAGAAATTCCGGAAGAGAATGAGTACAATTACCTCTCAAAACAGAATTGTTTTCAGCCCCTTCTCCCAAGAGAAATGATCCGTGTTCAGTAGGAAGTCCATTTGATCCAGATGGTGACAGCTCCCTTAGAACTTCTTAGACCGAGGTTGAGCTTGAATTTGACTCAAACAGTTGAAACTACTGCATAAGCTTATCGACCAGTTCACTGACTAAGAAGGAAATTCCAGAAGCAGCAACTTCCAGCATTAAACAGTATAGTGTCGTCTTCATGTAAGATGGGGGCTTCCTCACACGGGCTTTCCCGAGGGCGAGTAAGAAAATGCAGAGAAGAGAAGCAACAGCCGGTGGCCACTAGCTTGTAGTCTCTGTTGTCGCTCTTGTAGAATGAAAATTCATAAGTGACGGGAGCCACCCAACCAAATACAAGGAATGATATTACAGCTACTGTTGCATGAGGAGAGAATTTCTCTCCTTCCGAGTTGCTGATGGTACTGTTCTTCTTCCATGATGGCTTCAGTCTGCATCCCACTGGACAGCTCGTGATTACATAACACTATGTTTGATTTCACTTGCTAATATATAAATCGGAAAGAAGCACATAATATGCAAGCTAAATAAAATCTAGTGACCAGTGTTGAAGTCATCAGTTATGATACTTAGAAACAAATTCCCTTACACTGACTTTATCAATATTAACGTGTTAACACACAGAGCTAAAAATCTTTGATTTACCAGAGTTGATCTGATCGGTCATAATGCTTAGAGGCCCCTTGGGAATTGGGACTATTACCGGTATCCTGTGAGAACGAATCTGCTCTGCCTTCTTCAACTTTCTTGGGTTCTGAAATTACATTGTCTACACTAGGCAACGGGTTGGGTACTGCAGTGTCTTCAGCTGATGGGACAGAGCCGTTTTGATTGGGCACAGAATCATTCGGCATGCCTGAATCGAATAGCTGCTGTGTCTTATTCTCTGGTGTTGTATCAGGGGCATCAGAACCTGAAGGACACATACAAAAAATGGACCATGATATAAAAGAATGGACAAAGAGAGGATAGGCTTTGTTAATCTTGGAAAATGCAGATATGGGTGTCAAACCTTCCAGAACGGCTGGTTTCTTCTTCCACTGGAAGAAAGAGAGGAATGAATTTTCCGTGGCCACGGGAACAGGTACCTCCTGTGCCTCCTGTACGTTTCCAGCTTCACTTCTCTTCTGAAAAATCCGGAAAAGTCCGTCTCCTGAGAAAGTTGACATAAAAAAGTCAATAAGTCCATTCACTCTTATCACTTCAATCCCATAATGGTTTTTTGGAACTTTCTAATTGATGTATTATCTTATTTGGACCAtcaaaaaatcatattatGCTCCTAATCAAGAAGTACATAACAGTTTATGAgtagtaaaaaaattaaagatttgCCCGAAGGATCATGTTTTCTGGGCATGGAATAAATCCCCATGTTGTTGCAAAGAGAAACAAGAGGTTGACCACAAAGTTTGATACAGCAATAAATCCCGAATGAGCACTTACCAACTGATACAATTGACTTTGTATTTAAGAGGAATACCTATGGGAATGAAGAAGCTGAAACACGACAAGCATCTGAAGATCTCTGCATCATCGTTTCTGCAATCTTCAGCAGTATCTGTCCAATCATACATTTTTGCTGGAACATGTTCATCTATGGGCACAGTAGGACGGAACCTTGGgactttccttttcctctgAAGGTTATACCTTCTGGTTATGCAAGAATGGCAGTTTAAGCAGTATAAATCATGTGTGTTGCTTTTTCAACACTTCCTCTACATCATATTCCCTCTCTTCAGGCTTGACATCTTCTATTAAACTGATTGCAGTTTCGTCTTGGTACCTTCTCATGCTCGTTAGTAAGAGGCTTAGAATCCTGGGTCTCAAATCTCTCTGATGTGAGATCTCAGTTCACCTCCTGTTGTCGGTTCTAGAGAAGCAGACACTGGGAAGTCATGCTATCCTATTTCATGAAAATTCTTCATCAGATCCTCTCGGCTATCGAGTTTCTCTGCAGGGAGATCATATATCTCACGTATCAAATCTGCGTTGGGAATAATAAATCTGACATAGTTATGTTCCACTTCTTGATACTCATGGacaaatttttttcctaaaaccATAAACTAAAACCTTTTTAATACTCATGAAACCCCAAGAAAATACAGTACCTGGCGACTCGTTAGTTCTCAACAAATCATCCACGCTCTTATGTAATAAATTTCCAATCTAGCAGATTTCTCAGATCTTCGTGACCAAGGAATTAATTCTGATAGGGAAACAACATAAAACTGTGATACTCTGCAGTGAGAAAAGAAACCAAAACGCCGTCGCTGAACACTTTCCGAGATCAAATGccataaaaagaagaaaagaaacacaTTGTAGTCGGGCAAGTGCCCATGTTGCCGGTATTAGCTTAT is a genomic window containing:
- the LOC116203483 gene encoding autophagy-related protein 13a; amino-acid sequence: MEQIVSQFLLKSLHIILDSRIPSLHPADRSNEYAPASRIRKSDRWFNLVLGDRPAALDNLNFWHRNLSDPMIIDIILVHEGSNSSSVDNIYGNSASRAPSIETVIERWTVHYESPRGTPQANDSLAQKKTYKKLILLLRALYAQMRLLPAYRIFRQLSSSTQSYDFDIIYKVSSFSDPFSRAEEEMMNDYTFSPIEASPGRICLSVSYRKTLSDFNLEPATSLIPRIITDYVGSPATDPLRSFPSSDGGTEAISFPLTGTRPPASSPFQRHSWTSGIHRGAHIAHGSPPTYGSYGSPSPPTDHFAHRAQSYRLSKRTASFDEYQLSPPFSPASSPSPPAHFLGSNPAQQGRLRSGTAPVTIPHPMASGTTRYATPNLSDPYRHSLPPPSPRSSRLDTSSHESPSGIRLYRKPEISRTGESHLGTNSPHAGHKIMRDYRDDSGRFSGLLSSSGSPRIGFSRSSSRLSFQDDLDDGDFSCPFDVDDVETSDSPVSHNLEGKRASEFTSSSPMGTKSQDAAVGVLVRTLRTAPPLRQDPSCYSTHSFKTEQEGGVATASGFFMPRKTTDALEELRSYRDMKDLLLSKSGTRVFTREEA
- the LOC116203484 gene encoding uncharacterized protein LOC116203484 isoform X1, translated to MYDWTDTAEDCRNDDAEIFRCLSCFSFFIPIGDGLFRIFQKRSEAGNVQEAQEVPVPVATENSFLSFFQWKKKPAVLEGSDAPDTTPENKTQQLFDSGMPNDSVPNQNGSVPSAEDTAVPNPLPSVDNVISEPKKVEEGRADSFSQDTVGCRLKPSWKKNSTISNSEGEKFSPHATVAVISFLVFGWVAPVTYEFSFYKSDNRDYKLVATGCCFSSLHFLTRPRESPCEEAPILHEDDTILFNAGSCCFWNFLLSQ
- the LOC116203484 gene encoding uncharacterized protein LOC116203484 isoform X2: MYDWTDTAEDCRNDDAEIFRCLSCFSFFIPIGDGLFRIFQKRSEAGNVQEAQEVPVPVATENSFLSFFQWKKKPAVLEGSDAPDTTPENKTQQLFDSGMPNDSVPNQNGSVPSAEDTAVPNPLPSVDNVISEPKKVEEGRADSFSQDTGNSPNSQGASKHYDRSDQLCGMQTEAIMEEEQYHQQLGRREILSSCNSSCNIIPCIWLGGSRHL
- the LOC116203484 gene encoding uncharacterized protein LOC116203484 isoform X4, yielding MYDWTDTAEDCRNDDAEIFRCLSCFSFFIPIGDGLFRIFQKRSEAGNVQEAQEVPVPVATENSFLSFFQWKKKPAVLEGSDAPDTTPENKTQQLFDSGMPNDSVPNQNGSVPSAEDTAVPNPLPSVDNVISEPKKVEEGRADSFSQDTD
- the LOC116203484 gene encoding uncharacterized protein LOC116203484 isoform X3 — translated: MYDWTDTAEDCRNDDAEIFRCLSCFSFFIPIGDGLFRIFQKRSEAGNVQEAQEVPVPVATENSFLSFFQWKKKPAVLEGSDAPDTTPENKTQQLFDSGMPNDSVPNQNGSVPSAEDTAVPNPLPSVDNVISEPKKVEEGRADSFSQDTGNSPNSQGASKHYDRSDQL